The Paenibacillus amylolyticus genome contains the following window.
GCAAGAACTGAATAATCTTCCGTCTCAGGAGCGCCGTATTGCAGAAGTCATTATGCAATCTCCATCGGATATTCCAGGGTGGACGATTAGTCATCTGGCAGAGCAGAGTGGAACGAGTGCGGCGACGGTGACCCGCTTTTGCAAGTCGTTTCATTTCAAAGGTTTTCCCGATTTCAAAATGAAGCTCGCCGCAGATTTGTCCCACGCTTCTGATGAAACGGCTTATCAGGACATTGTAGCAGGCAATTCACTATCCAAAATTGTTGAAGCTATCGAAGCCAACCACCTCGCGTCTATTGCTGATACGACCCGTTTGCTGGATCTGGGCAGATTGGAGCAGGCGGTGCAATTATTGTGCCAGGCTCGCCGCATTGATCTGTACGGTGTGGCTACCTCGTCGATTGTTACACAGGATTTCTATCAGAAATTGGTGCGGATTGGCAAAAGCTGTACCGCTTTCTCAGATTCCCACATGCAGATCACATCCGCATCTTCGCTCGCCGAGGGAGATGTGGCGATGGCCGTATCCTATTCAGGCGAAACACCCGAAACCATCGATGCCCTGCATTGTGCCAAACAGGCCGGAGCTTCTACGATTTCATTGACTTCCTATGGCAGTAACACACTCGCAACGGTATCTGACATTCCACTGTTCACCTCTTCTCTAGAGGAAGGCATGAGACGTGGAGATATGGCTTCACGCATTGCACTGCTGCATGTGGTCGATATTTTGTTCACAGGCATGGTAAGTGCCGACTTTGACCGTTTTATCCCCAGATTGGAACAATCCTATCACAACGTGCAGTCCTATCGCGTACAACACAACGGAGGTGCTTAACCAGATGAATATACGTATTTTTGAAAATGAAGAAGATTTGAATGCCACGGGTGCAGGAGTCATCGCCAGTTTATTGCAGACCAAACCACGTGCAGTCCTCGGACTTGCAACAGGAAGCTCGCCTGTAGGCATATATAAACAGCTTATTGCGTTGTACCAGAAGGGACTGGTCAGCTTCTCACAGGCTTCTTCATTCAATCTGGATGAGTATGTGGGACTTCCAACAGAGCATCGCGAAAGTTACCGCAGTTTCATGAATGAACAATTATTTCATCATATTGATATGGATCTTGCCAGAACGCATGTGCCTGATGGTCAGGCTGCTGATCTCGAACAGGAATGTAAATCCTATGAACAGCGGCTGGACGATCGTGGACCTGTAGATCTACAACTATTGGGCATTGGACATAATGGTCATATTGGCTTCAATGAACCTGGAACGGAGCTGACTGGGCGGACACATGTTGTAGACCTGAAAGACGAGACGCGAAAAGCAAACGCACGTTTCTTTGATAGCCTCGATGAGGTTCCAGCTCAGGCGATTACGATGGGTGTCGGTACCATTTTGAAAGCCAAACAGATTCTGCTCATTGCCCGTGGCGAGGAAAAAGCCGAGATTATTCGCGAAGCGTTCATGGGCCCGATCACAACGGCCTGTCCTGCATCGCTGCTGCAATGTCATCCGAATGTGGTGGTTTTGCTGGACCGTGCCGCTGGGAGGCTGGTGAGATGAGCGGAGCAAATAACCGTGAACCTGGGAGTCAGCATGATGAACATATTTCTCTTCTGCGTGGCAGACTGCTCCTTTCAAATGAGATATTGGAAGACGGTGTATTAGCCTGGAGGGATGAAAAAATCCTCTATGCTGGAGTACCAGAAGGTCTGCCCGAACAGATTCGGAGAGAGGCAGTGTCCATGCCTGTACCGGAACGCGGCCTCATTGTGCCTGGATTCATTGATATCCATGTGCATGGTGGGAACGGAGAAGACTTTATGGACGCAAGCCCGGAGGTGCTGGACAAGATCACATCTTTTCATAGTACACAGGGCACAACAGCGATGCTTGCGACTTCAATGACGGCTCCGAAAGAGCAACTGGACAGCGTACTTGCTGAAGTGGACCGCTACCGTTCCGGTGACATGCCATATGCACAACTTGAGGGTGTACACCTGGAAGGTCCGTTTTTCAGTCCGAAATGGCCTGGTGCGCAAAATCCGGAACATATCATGCTGCCTGATGTATCCTGGCTTGAAGCATGGGAGAAGCAATATCCCGGCCTAATCCGTCAAGTTACGTTGGCACCGGAACGTGAAGGCGCACTGGAAGTCATCTCATGGCTGCGTGAACAGCGGATTACAGCGGCACTCGGCCACACCGATGCGACCTATGAAGAAGTGGAGCGGGCAGTGGAAGCAGGACTGCATCATGCGGTACATACGTTCAATGCCATGACACCGCTACATCATAGGCAACCTGGGGCTGCCGGAGCCGTACTGAGTGATCCACGCATCAGTGCCGAGGTGATTGCCGATGGTATTCACGTACACCCTGCGGCGATCTCGATCCTCGCTCAGCTGAAGCAACAGGATGACCAACTCGTGTTAATCACGGATGCCATGTCTGCTGCGGGATTGGATGACGGGGAATACAAGATCGGCGACCTGCCTGTCATCGTGAAGCATGGCGAGGCCAGATTGAAGGACGGCGGCGCACTGGCAGGAAGCACACTGACGATGATTCGCGGATTCCGTTACCTCGTGCAGGAAGTGGGCTTGAGTCTGAATGCTGTATCACGTGCAGCAAGTTTGACACCGGCACGCCTGCTGGGTATTAATCACCGGACAGGTTCCCTGACTCAAGGAAAACAGGCAGATATCGTTTTGCTGAATGGGGAGCTGGATATTGAGGGTGTGTGGGTCAAAGGTAGACGGATCGGTGAGTCATATTAGATTTAGAAAATTAGTATCGTGCTAATAACACTCATTTGTGATGCATCAGTCTTCGGAGTTAAAACTTGGCTTTTATCTGTGTAGAGGCAACACCTTGCACAATATGTTAAAATAGATCTCAAAAAGACGGGATCTGCGGATCACGCATAACGGAGGCGTGAAACATGGAACGTAACGCTATGCTCGAAAATGATCCGTTCATCACAGTGTTGGCGGAGAAGTTGCACATACACGGATACTATGCCTTTTATGGCGAGCATTACAATGAGACCGATATGGAGCTGTACCGCAAGCATCTGTTCACATCATTCAGCAATATCGTATGGGTAGAGCTCGATGCACGCAAAAAGTATATGATTGTCGATCATCGTGGACGCAACACGGTTATGAAACTAATCGAAGGTATGCTGAACACCCGCAGAACACTGCGGGCGAATCAGGCCATGGCGGGGACTGATACTTCTGGAGTCCAACAGGAAATCACACATTTCTCCAAGCTTGTGCACATGCTGAAATTTACGACTTTCCGCACATAAGCGAAGTGTGATATGTGGCTCTCATAAGCGATGAGTAACAACGACAAAATGAAAAGTAACACCCAGAATAATAAGCACACCACATGAGCAACATGGACACGGAAGCATGATAAGTCAGGTTTCAAGAAAGAACAGATTAGGATCTCGACAAGACAATAAGACATGACAATGAGTGCACCTCATACGTATAATCTCTGAAGAGTTGCTCAGTTCTAACGAACCTGGGAAGCCTTATTTGAATGATTTCGCTGTCTTACAAAATATAACGAATCTCAGACACGCTATTGAATGAAAATGAGCGATATTACGTTACAAAATCATGCCTACACTCCAAATAAGGCGTCTCCGATTCGTTAGATTTTCGAACCTGCGAAATTTTGAGCAATAAGGCTTGTGAGATTCTTTAGGCGGCAGTTGATAGTTGGCGATCTTGATGAAGGTTATTTATGTGTCGGGTTTGGATAGTAAAGGAGTACATGAAATAGAGAGTCCTGTCATCACTGACGGAACTCTCTATTTGCTTTATAAAAAACTTTCAATTCGGCATCAGACGTATTCACCAAGATTCATTTATTGACTCGATTTAACTCGTTCGATGAGAATCAAGCTTATGTTATGCCTGAATCCTCATTCTAAACAGTTATCTAAACGAAGTCACAAAACTGCTGAACAGCGTCCGGACATCATACTGATATTTATGAATCGGCTCAATCGGACGGT
Protein-coding sequences here:
- the nagB gene encoding glucosamine-6-phosphate deaminase, with product MNIRIFENEEDLNATGAGVIASLLQTKPRAVLGLATGSSPVGIYKQLIALYQKGLVSFSQASSFNLDEYVGLPTEHRESYRSFMNEQLFHHIDMDLARTHVPDGQAADLEQECKSYEQRLDDRGPVDLQLLGIGHNGHIGFNEPGTELTGRTHVVDLKDETRKANARFFDSLDEVPAQAITMGVGTILKAKQILLIARGEEKAEIIREAFMGPITTACPASLLQCHPNVVVLLDRAAGRLVR
- a CDS encoding MurR/RpiR family transcriptional regulator; protein product: MAAILRALQQELNNLPSQERRIAEVIMQSPSDIPGWTISHLAEQSGTSAATVTRFCKSFHFKGFPDFKMKLAADLSHASDETAYQDIVAGNSLSKIVEAIEANHLASIADTTRLLDLGRLEQAVQLLCQARRIDLYGVATSSIVTQDFYQKLVRIGKSCTAFSDSHMQITSASSLAEGDVAMAVSYSGETPETIDALHCAKQAGASTISLTSYGSNTLATVSDIPLFTSSLEEGMRRGDMASRIALLHVVDILFTGMVSADFDRFIPRLEQSYHNVQSYRVQHNGGA
- the nagA gene encoding N-acetylglucosamine-6-phosphate deacetylase, with the translated sequence MSGANNREPGSQHDEHISLLRGRLLLSNEILEDGVLAWRDEKILYAGVPEGLPEQIRREAVSMPVPERGLIVPGFIDIHVHGGNGEDFMDASPEVLDKITSFHSTQGTTAMLATSMTAPKEQLDSVLAEVDRYRSGDMPYAQLEGVHLEGPFFSPKWPGAQNPEHIMLPDVSWLEAWEKQYPGLIRQVTLAPEREGALEVISWLREQRITAALGHTDATYEEVERAVEAGLHHAVHTFNAMTPLHHRQPGAAGAVLSDPRISAEVIADGIHVHPAAISILAQLKQQDDQLVLITDAMSAAGLDDGEYKIGDLPVIVKHGEARLKDGGALAGSTLTMIRGFRYLVQEVGLSLNAVSRAASLTPARLLGINHRTGSLTQGKQADIVLLNGELDIEGVWVKGRRIGESY